The following proteins come from a genomic window of Bradyrhizobium sp. G127:
- a CDS encoding SDR family oxidoreductase: MPTSTHVDPNAPKRTLLLTGASRGIGHATVIRFSSAGWRVITCSRHPFPEQCPWDAGPEDHIQVDLSDHKDTARAIGEIRERLEGGALHALVNNAAISPKGDGGARMGSIDTDVDVWSHVFRVNFFAPVMLARGLIEELKAAKGSVVNVTSIAGSRVHPFAGAAYATSKAALASLTREMASDFGRVGVRVNAIAPGEIDTSILSPGTDKIVHEQIPMNRLGTPDEVAKIIYVLCTETSSYVNGAEIHINGGQHV, translated from the coding sequence ATGCCGACTTCAACGCACGTCGATCCCAACGCACCGAAGCGCACGCTCTTGCTGACCGGCGCCAGCCGTGGCATCGGCCACGCCACGGTGATCCGCTTTTCCAGCGCGGGCTGGCGCGTCATTACCTGCTCGCGGCATCCCTTTCCCGAGCAGTGCCCGTGGGACGCCGGCCCCGAGGATCACATCCAGGTCGACCTTTCCGATCACAAGGACACCGCCCGCGCCATCGGCGAAATCCGCGAACGGCTTGAGGGCGGCGCACTGCATGCGCTGGTCAACAATGCGGCGATTTCGCCGAAGGGCGACGGCGGCGCGCGGATGGGCTCGATCGACACCGATGTCGATGTCTGGAGCCATGTGTTTCGCGTCAACTTCTTCGCGCCGGTGATGCTGGCACGCGGCCTCATTGAAGAACTGAAGGCGGCAAAAGGATCGGTGGTGAATGTCACGTCAATCGCCGGCTCCCGCGTGCATCCGTTCGCAGGCGCGGCCTATGCAACATCGAAAGCGGCGCTTGCCTCATTGACGCGTGAGATGGCGTCAGACTTCGGTCGCGTCGGCGTGCGCGTCAATGCGATCGCGCCCGGTGAAATCGATACCTCGATCCTGTCTCCGGGCACCGACAAGATCGTGCATGAGCAGATTCCCATGAACCGTCTCGGCACGCCGGACGAAGTGGCGAAGATCATCTACGTGCTGTGCACGGAAACGAGTTCTTACGTGAACGGCGCCGAGATTCACATCAACGGCGGCCAGCACGTCTGA